The following coding sequences are from one Ornithodoros turicata isolate Travis chromosome 1, ASM3712646v1, whole genome shotgun sequence window:
- the LOC135394786 gene encoding uncharacterized protein LOC135394786, producing MAGIHRRIRPTPYAPQLTIYADDICLRIAGTKKEKIRDSADVALNATNEALSERGLEISPEKSQCLLCIPPSKHVGRDFPRLSINNIPVPRCKACKYLGVTIDSSLRWTKQVNETTAKGKKSLNLPRRISGKAWGCNARSMLILHRALILSRILYATPYVDLSPIQWLNLERLHRAGIRTALGLPSFSSTTYTYLESKEKPVSIHSKHRGLQFIDNATLLGKKQLLTGLQGNLATSLGRLARSHAN from the coding sequence ATGGCTGGGATCCACAGACGAATACGTCCTACACCATATGCGCCACAACTGACCATATACGCCGATGATATCTGTCTCCGCATAGCAGGAACGAAGAAGGAGAAGATTCGCGACTCAGCCGACGTAGCATTAAACGCCACCAACGAGGCCTTGTCGGAgagggggctggagatatcaccAGAAAAGTCCCAATGTCTTCTCTGCATCCCCCCAAGCAAACACGTTGGTAGGGACTTCCCACGTCTAAGTATCAATAACATCCCTGTTCCAAGGTGTAAAGCGTGCAAATACCTTGGTGTCACTATTGACAGCTCCTTACGCTGGACGAAGCAGGTGAACGAAACCACTGCTAAAGGGAAGAAATCGCTAAATTTGCCCAGACGAATCAGTGGCAAAGCATGGGGCTGTAATGCACGATCCATGCTCATTCTGCACAGAGCTCTTATTCTATCTCGGATTCTGTATGCGACGCCGTACGTTGACCTGTCGCCAATACAATGGCTGAACCTCGAGCGTCTCCATCGGGCCGGCATACGAACAGCGCTTGGTCTACCGAGCTTCTCCAGCACTACCTATACCTATCTCGAGTCAAAAGAAAAACCCGTCAGCATCCATTCAAAACACAGAGGGCTCCAGTTCATAGACAACGCAACACTTCTGGGCAAGAAGCAACTCCTCACCGGTCTTCAAGGCAACCTCGCCACGTCCCTAGGCCGCCTGGCTAGGTCGCACGCCAATTGA